A single genomic interval of Antechinus flavipes isolate AdamAnt ecotype Samford, QLD, Australia chromosome 1, AdamAnt_v2, whole genome shotgun sequence harbors:
- the SNAI2 gene encoding LOW QUALITY PROTEIN: zinc finger protein SNAI2 (The sequence of the model RefSeq protein was modified relative to this genomic sequence to represent the inferred CDS: inserted 1 base in 1 codon): MPRSFLVKKHFNSSKKPNYSELDTHTVIISPYLYESYPVPVIPQPEILSSVAYNPITVWTTNAPFHSPLPSDLSPLSGYPSSLGRVSPPPASDTSSKDHSGSESPISDEEERIQSKLSDPHAIEAEKFQCSLCNKTYSTFSGLAKHKQLHCDAQSRKSFSCKYCDKEYVSLGXLKMHIRTHTLPCVCKICGKAFSRPWLLQGHIRTHTGEKPFSCPHCNRAFADRSNLRAHLQTHSDVKKYQCKNCSKTFSRMSLLHKHEESGCCVAH, encoded by the exons ATGCCACGATCCTTCCTGGTCAAGAAACATTTCAATTCATCGAAGAAGCCAAATTATAGTGAACTGGACACACACACag tgattaTTTCCCCATATCTCTATGAAAGCTACCCAGTACCTGTCATACCACAACCAGAGATCCTCAGCTCAGTAGCCTACAACCCCATTACTGTGTGGACTACAAATGCTCCATTCCATTCACCATTGCCCagtgacctctctcctctttctggaTATCCTTCCTCCTTGGGGCGTGTTAGCCCCCCTCCCGCTTCAGACACCTCATCCAAAGACCACAGTGGCTCAGAAAGTCCCATCAGtgatgaagaggaaagaattcaGTCCAAGCTCTCAGATCCACATGCCATCGAAGCAGAAAAGTTTCAGTGTAGTTTATGCAACAAAACCTATTCCACTTTCTCTGGGCTGGCCAAGCATAAGCAGCTGCATTGCGATGCCCAGTCTAGGAAATCTTTCAGCTGTAAGTACTGTGACAAGGAATATGTGAGCCTGG GCCTGAAGATGCACATCAGGACCCACACTTTACCTTGTGTCTGTAAGATCTGTGGCAAAGCATTCTCAAGACCCTGGTTGCTTCAAGGACACATTAGAACTCACACTg GGGAGAAGCCTTTTTCATGCCCTCATTGCAACAGAGCATTTGCAGACAGGTCAAATCTGAGGGCTCACCTCCAGACCCATTCTGATGTAAAGAAATACCAATGCAAAAACTGCTCCAAAACTTTCTCCAGAATGTCTCTCCTGCACAAACATGAGGAATCAGGCTGCTGTGTAGCACACTGA